A genomic region of Melanotaenia boesemani isolate fMelBoe1 chromosome 13, fMelBoe1.pri, whole genome shotgun sequence contains the following coding sequences:
- the LOC121651034 gene encoding uncharacterized protein LOC121651034 isoform X1: MAARAAALLVLSGSAWFGLCAGPGLAPDSERGRMELRRVQNLAAQSRFGECWARALEQLVTRCRDMTSESQSRLALRFAHCHLLSSGRDFPSCPEGSEVSRCTGEMDDVAFNTYTEFFTHTHSICHFLQSEAWQNQAEISMCRLTETSAGVAEQLQSTRQMARDLMEAQNAALQAQQEILSNGDELRNILRDSTQGLQSVFSDLSSASQAQQVELSELFHRVSFLQSFLLMEAHSLTSCCYNAAALCIAFLITSTPRSSRARLVLLGLVCLNFYLEMKIYQFVTSSEEPEHLDMELVSVYVGVLRRSMTCVGVIVLLLVCVRYRDPVQQSLQVLQQLRETQTHLQEALQRAESLLQQKMKSEDDEYLRVKRRAETQRRRRREEEEEEECSTLSSSNTDAGWSSISVSHDALVQRSGGLPRDSSPLVYSILVENKRPRYSLRSRRSETR; encoded by the exons ATGGCGGCGCGTGCGGCCGCGCTGCTCGTGCTGAGCGGTTCGGCGTGGTTCGGCCTCTGCGCTGGACCCGGACTCGCTCCGGACTCTGAGCGCGGCCGGATGGAGCTGCGGCGCGTGCAGAACCTTGCTGCTCAGTCGCGGTTCGGAGAGTGTTGGGCGCGAGCTCTGGAGCAGCTGGTCACGCGCTGCAGGGACATGACGTCAGAAAGTCAGAGCCGCCTGGCGTTGCGGTTCGCCCACTGTCACCTCCTCAG CTCGGGCAGAGATTTCCCATCATGCCCTGAGGGCTCTGAGGTCAGCAGGTGCACAGGTGAGATGGACGATGTGGCCTTCAACACCTACACAGAGTTCTTCACCCACACTCACTCTATCTGCCACTTCCTGCAGTCTGAGGCCTGGCAGAACCAGGCTGAGATCAGCATGTGCAG GCTGACGGAGACCTCAGCAGGTGTAGCTGAGCAGCTCCAGTCCACCAGACAGATGGCCAGAGACCTGATGGAGGCCCAGAACGCAGCCTTACAGGCCCAACAGGAAATCCTGTCCAATGGAGACGAGCTGAGAAACATCCTGAGAGACTCGACCCAGG GCCTCCAGTCGGTGTTCTCCGACCTCAGCAGCGCCTCCCAGGCGCAGCAGGTGGAGCTGTCTGAGCTCTTCCACAGAGTTTCCTTTCTGCAGAGTTTCCTCCTGATGGAGGCTCACAGTCTGACCTCCTGCTGCTACAACGCCGCTGCGCTCTGCATCGCCTTCCTCATCACCTCCACCCCGCGCTCTTCCAGAGCTAG GCTGGTGTTGTTGGGTTTGGTGTGTCTGAACTTCTACCTGGAGATGAAGATCTACCAGTTTGTGACAAGCTCAGAGGAACCGGAACACCTGGACATG GAGCTGGTTTCCGTGTACGTTGGCGTGTTGCGACGCTCTATGACGTGTGTCGGTGTGattgttctgctgctggtctgcgTCCGGTACCGAGACCCGGTCCAGCAGAGTCTGCAGGTTCTGCAACAGCTCAGAGAGACTCAGACTCACCTGCAGGAGGCGCTGCAGCGGGCAG AGAGTTTGCTGCAGCAGAAGATGAAGAGTGAAGATGATGAGTATCTGCGTGTGAAG AGAAGAGCTgagacacagaggaggaggaggagggaggaagaggaggaggaggaatgcAGCACCTTGTCGTCTTCCAATACAGATG CAGGTTGGAGCAGCATCTCTGTTTCCCATGATGCATTAGTGCAGCGCTCAGGTGGGCTTCCTCGTGACTCCTCCCCCCTTGTCTACAGCATCCTGGTGGAAAACAAACGG cctcGTTACAGCCTGCGGAGCCGGCGCTCAGAGACTCGCTGA
- the LOC121651034 gene encoding uncharacterized protein LOC121651034 isoform X2 — MAARAAALLVLSGSAWFGLCAGPGLAPDSERGRMELRRVQNLAAQSRFGECWARALEQLVTRCRDMTSESQSRLALRFAHCHLLSSGRDFPSCPEGSEVSRCTGEMDDVAFNTYTEFFTHTHSICHFLQSEAWQNQAEISMCRLTETSAGVAEQLQSTRQMARDLMEAQNAALQAQQEILSNGDELRNILRDSTQGLQSVFSDLSSASQAQQVELSELFHRVSFLQSFLLMEAHSLTSCCYNAAALCIAFLITSTPRSSRARLVLLGLVCLNFYLEMKIYQFVTSSEEPEHLDMELVSVYVGVLRRSMTCVGVIVLLLVCVRYRDPVQQSLQVLQQLRETQTHLQEALQRAESLLQQKMKSEDDEYLRVKRRAETQRRRRREEEEEEECSTLSSSNTDGWSSISVSHDALVQRSGGLPRDSSPLVYSILVENKRPRYSLRSRRSETR, encoded by the exons ATGGCGGCGCGTGCGGCCGCGCTGCTCGTGCTGAGCGGTTCGGCGTGGTTCGGCCTCTGCGCTGGACCCGGACTCGCTCCGGACTCTGAGCGCGGCCGGATGGAGCTGCGGCGCGTGCAGAACCTTGCTGCTCAGTCGCGGTTCGGAGAGTGTTGGGCGCGAGCTCTGGAGCAGCTGGTCACGCGCTGCAGGGACATGACGTCAGAAAGTCAGAGCCGCCTGGCGTTGCGGTTCGCCCACTGTCACCTCCTCAG CTCGGGCAGAGATTTCCCATCATGCCCTGAGGGCTCTGAGGTCAGCAGGTGCACAGGTGAGATGGACGATGTGGCCTTCAACACCTACACAGAGTTCTTCACCCACACTCACTCTATCTGCCACTTCCTGCAGTCTGAGGCCTGGCAGAACCAGGCTGAGATCAGCATGTGCAG GCTGACGGAGACCTCAGCAGGTGTAGCTGAGCAGCTCCAGTCCACCAGACAGATGGCCAGAGACCTGATGGAGGCCCAGAACGCAGCCTTACAGGCCCAACAGGAAATCCTGTCCAATGGAGACGAGCTGAGAAACATCCTGAGAGACTCGACCCAGG GCCTCCAGTCGGTGTTCTCCGACCTCAGCAGCGCCTCCCAGGCGCAGCAGGTGGAGCTGTCTGAGCTCTTCCACAGAGTTTCCTTTCTGCAGAGTTTCCTCCTGATGGAGGCTCACAGTCTGACCTCCTGCTGCTACAACGCCGCTGCGCTCTGCATCGCCTTCCTCATCACCTCCACCCCGCGCTCTTCCAGAGCTAG GCTGGTGTTGTTGGGTTTGGTGTGTCTGAACTTCTACCTGGAGATGAAGATCTACCAGTTTGTGACAAGCTCAGAGGAACCGGAACACCTGGACATG GAGCTGGTTTCCGTGTACGTTGGCGTGTTGCGACGCTCTATGACGTGTGTCGGTGTGattgttctgctgctggtctgcgTCCGGTACCGAGACCCGGTCCAGCAGAGTCTGCAGGTTCTGCAACAGCTCAGAGAGACTCAGACTCACCTGCAGGAGGCGCTGCAGCGGGCAG AGAGTTTGCTGCAGCAGAAGATGAAGAGTGAAGATGATGAGTATCTGCGTGTGAAG AGAAGAGCTgagacacagaggaggaggaggagggaggaagaggaggaggaggaatgcAGCACCTTGTCGTCTTCCAATACAGATG GTTGGAGCAGCATCTCTGTTTCCCATGATGCATTAGTGCAGCGCTCAGGTGGGCTTCCTCGTGACTCCTCCCCCCTTGTCTACAGCATCCTGGTGGAAAACAAACGG cctcGTTACAGCCTGCGGAGCCGGCGCTCAGAGACTCGCTGA